Within Methyloversatilis discipulorum, the genomic segment CGCGAGTTCGTGCCGGTGCTGGCGCGCGCCGCCGTAGCCGTGGGTATCGCCGGCCTGTTCATGGAAAGCCACCCGAATCCCGAGAAGGCGATGTCGGACGGCCCCAATGCCTGGCCGCTGCCGATGATGGAAGCGCTGCTGACCCAGCTGCGCGACCTCGACGCCGTCACGAAGAAGCACGGATTCCTCGAATCCGCCTTCGCCTGATGGTGCGGGACACGATCAAAATTCGAATTCAATAAATTTACTGAGGACCTGGAGCGACCATGAGTGCAATCGTCGATGTCGTCGCGCGCGAGATACTGGATTCGCGCGGCAATCCCACCGTTGAAGCGGACGTGCTGCTCGAGTCGGGCATCATGGGCCGCGCCGCCGTGCCGTCCGGCGCCTCGACCGGTTCGCGTGAAGCCATCGAGCTGCGCGACGGCGACAAGGACCGCTATCTCGGCAAGGGCGTTCTGGCCGCGGTCGAGAACGTCAATACCGAAATTTCGGAAGCCATCATCGGCCTCGACGCCGAAGAGCAGGCCTTCATCGACAAGACCCTGATCGAGCTCGACGGCACCGAAAACAAGTCGCGTCTCGGCGCCAACGCCACGCTGGCGGTGTCGATGGCGGTGGCCAAGGCGGCGGCCGAAGAAGCCGGCCTGCCGCTGTACCGCTACTTCGGCGGCTCGGGTGGCATGGCCATGCCGGTGCCGATGATGAACGTGATCAACGGCGGCGCGCACGCCAACAACAGCCTGGATTTCCAGGAATGCATGATCATGCCGGTCGGCGTGACCAGCTTCCGCGAAGCGCTGCGCATGGGCGCAGAAGTGTTCCACGCGCTGAAGAAGCTCACCGACAAGAAGGGTTACCCGACCACGGTCGGTGACGAAGGCGGTTTCGCGCCCAATGTCGGCAGCGCCGAAGAAGCGCTGAACATGATTCTCGACGCCGCCTCGGCCGCCGGCTACGAGCCGGGCCGCGACCTCGTGCTGGCGCTGGACTGCGCCGCCTCCGAGTTCTACAAGGACGGCAAGTACCACCTCGAAGGCGCTGGCCTGACGATGGAATCGGCCCAGCTGGTCGACTACCTCGCCACGCTGGCCGACAAGTTCCCCATCGTCAGCATCGAAGACGGCATGGCGGAGAACGACTGGGACGGCTGGAAGCTGCTGACCGAGCGCCTGGGCAGCCGCGTGCAGATCGTCGGTGACGACCT encodes:
- the eno gene encoding phosphopyruvate hydratase, yielding MSAIVDVVAREILDSRGNPTVEADVLLESGIMGRAAVPSGASTGSREAIELRDGDKDRYLGKGVLAAVENVNTEISEAIIGLDAEEQAFIDKTLIELDGTENKSRLGANATLAVSMAVAKAAAEEAGLPLYRYFGGSGGMAMPVPMMNVINGGAHANNSLDFQECMIMPVGVTSFREALRMGAEVFHALKKLTDKKGYPTTVGDEGGFAPNVGSAEEALNMILDAASAAGYEPGRDLVLALDCAASEFYKDGKYHLEGAGLTMESAQLVDYLATLADKFPIVSIEDGMAENDWDGWKLLTERLGSRVQIVGDDLFVTNTKILKEGIARGIANSILIKINQIGTLTETFAAVEMAKRASYTAVISHRSGETEDSTIADIAVGLNAMQIKTGSLSRSDRIAKYNQLLRIEEDLGDTAWYPGASAFYNLRK